From a single Miscanthus floridulus cultivar M001 chromosome 8, ASM1932011v1, whole genome shotgun sequence genomic region:
- the LOC136473108 gene encoding protein HVA22-like isoform X2 has translation MGKSWALIRHLHTVAGPSITLLYPLYASVCAMESPSKVDDEQWLSYWIIYSFITLLEMLAEPLLYWIPVWYPAKLLFVAWLVLPQFKGASFIYEKLVREQLSKYPRKGKGKGNVDDDDHKVHIAKVG, from the exons ATGGGCAAGTCCTGGGCGCTCATCAGACACCTCCACACCGTCGCCGG GCCGAGCATTACCCTGCTGTACCCTCT GTACGCGTCGGTGTGCGCCATGGAGAGCCCGTCCAAGGTGGACGACGAGCAGTGGCTGTCCTACTGGATCATCTACTCCTTCATCACGCTCCTGGAGATGCTCGCCGAGCCGCTCCTCTACTGGATCCCCGTGTGGTACCCGGCGAAGCTGCTGTTCGTGGCCTGGCTCGTGCTGCCGCAGTTCAAGGGCGCCTCCTTCATCTACGAGAAGCTCGTCAGGGAGCAGCTCAGCAAGTACCCGcgcaagggcaagggcaagggcaaCGTCGACGACGATGACCACAAGGTGCACATAGCCAAGGTAG
- the LOC136473108 gene encoding protein HVA22-like isoform X1 — translation MGKSWALIRHLHTVAGPSITLLYPLYASVCAMESPSKVDDEQWLSYWIIYSFITLLEMLAEPLLYWIPVWYPAKLLFVAWLVLPQFKGASFIYEKLVREQLSKYPRKGKGKGNVDDDDHKVHIAKAEHDHVQ, via the exons ATGGGCAAGTCCTGGGCGCTCATCAGACACCTCCACACCGTCGCCGG GCCGAGCATTACCCTGCTGTACCCTCT GTACGCGTCGGTGTGCGCCATGGAGAGCCCGTCCAAGGTGGACGACGAGCAGTGGCTGTCCTACTGGATCATCTACTCCTTCATCACGCTCCTGGAGATGCTCGCCGAGCCGCTCCTCTACTGGATCCCCGTGTGGTACCCGGCGAAGCTGCTGTTCGTGGCCTGGCTCGTGCTGCCGCAGTTCAAGGGCGCCTCCTTCATCTACGAGAAGCTCGTCAGGGAGCAGCTCAGCAAGTACCCGcgcaagggcaagggcaagggcaaCGTCGACGACGATGACCACAAGGTGCACATAGCCAAG